A genomic stretch from Patagioenas fasciata isolate bPatFas1 chromosome 10, bPatFas1.hap1, whole genome shotgun sequence includes:
- the LOC136105568 gene encoding olfactory receptor 14J1-like — MYFFLLNLALLDLGCITTTVPKSMANSLWDTRDISYAGCAAQLFLFFFLASAEYSLLTIMSYDRYVAICKPLHYGTLLGSRACVHMAAAAWATGFLNALLHTANTFSLPLCKGNALDQFFCEIPQILKLSCSHSYLRELGLLVVSVWLAFGCFLFIVVSYVQILRAVLRIPSEQGRHKAFSTCLPHLAVVSLYVSTGMFAHLKPPSISSPSLDLVVSVLYSVVPPAVNPLIYSMRNQELKNAVWKLTTGFLLNL; from the coding sequence atgtacttcttcctgctcaacctcgccctcctggacctgggctgcatcaccaccactgtccccaagtccatggccaactctctgtgggataccagggacatttcctatgcaggatgtgctgcacaactcttcctgtttttctttttagcttcagcagagtattctcttctcaccatcatgtcctatgaccgctacgttgccatctgcaaacccctgcactacgggaccctcctgggcagcagagcttgtgtccacatggcagcagctgcctgggccactgggtttctcaatgctctgctgcacacggccaatacattttcactgcccctgtgcaagggtaatgccctggaccagttcttctgtgaaatcccccagatcctcaagctctcctgctcacactcctacctcagggaacttgggcttcttgtggttagtgtctggttagcATTTGGATGTTTTCTGTTCATTGtggtatcctatgtgcagatcttgagggccgtgctgaggatcccctctgagcagggacggcacaaagccttttccacctgcctccctcacctggccgtggtctccctttatgtcagcactggcatgtttgcccacctgaagcccccgtccatctcctccccatccctggatctggtggtgtctgttctgtactcggtggtgcctccggcagtgaaccccctcatctacagcatgaggaaccaggagctcaagaatgccgtgtggaaactgacaactggatttcttctgaatctataa
- the LOC139828717 gene encoding olfactory receptor 14A16-like: protein MGCDGLSHSQRQQISNSSSITQFLLLLFTDTRELQLLHFWLFLGIYLAALLGNGLIITTIACDHHLHTPMYFFLLNLALLDLGSMSTTLPRSMVSSLWDTRNISYLGCASQLFSFVFFILAELYLLTIMSYDRYVAICKPLHYGTLLGSRACVHMAAAAWATGFLSALLHTANTFSLPLCKGNALDQFFCEIPQIVKLSCSHSYLRELGLIVFSVLIGCGCFVFIVLSYVQIFRAVLRIPSEQGRHKAFSTCLPHLAVVSLLISTSMFACLKPPSISSPSLDLMVSVLYSVVPPAVNPLIYSMRNQELKDALGKQMTGLFLKL, encoded by the exons ATGGGCTGTGACGGTCT GTCACATAGCCAGAGACAGCaaatatccaacagcagctccatcacccagttcctcctcctgctgttcacagacacacgggagctgcagctcttgcacttctggctcttcctgggcatctacctggctgccctcctgggcaacggcctcatcatcaccaccatagcctgtgaccaccacctccacacccccatgtacttcttcctgctcaacctcgccctccttgaccttgGCTCCATGTCCACCACTCTCCCAAGATCAATGGtcagctccctctgggacaccaggaatatttcatacttgggatgtgcttcacagctcttttcatttgtctttttcattttagcagagttgtatcttctcaccatcatgtcctacgaccgctacgttgccatctgcaaacccctgcactacgggaccctcctgggcagcagagcttgtgtccacatggcagcagctgcctgggccactgggtttctcagtgctctgctgcacacagccaatacattttcactgcccctgtgcaagggcaatgccctggaccagttcttctgtgaaatcccccagatcgtcaaactctcctgttcacactcctatctcagggaactggggcttattgtgtttagtgtcttaataggatgtgggtgttttgtgttcattgtgctgtcctatgtgcagatcttcagggccgtgctgaggatcccctctgagcagggacggcacaaagccttttccacctgcctccctcacctggccgtggtctccctgcttatcagcacttccatgttcgcctgcctgaagcccccctccatctcctctccttccctggatctgatggtgtctgttctgtactcggtggtgcctccagcagtgaaccccctcatctacagcatgaggaaccaggagctcaaggatgccctggggaaacagatgactggattatttctgaagctataa